A genomic region of Pseudoxanthomonas suwonensis contains the following coding sequences:
- the rpoB gene encoding DNA-directed RNA polymerase subunit beta produces the protein MTTYSFTEKKRIRKDFGKQRSILEVPFLLAIQVDSYREFLQADTDAAKRRDTGLHAALKSVFPISSYSGNAALEYVGYKLGEPVFDERECRNRGLSYGAPLRVTVRLVIYDRESSTKAIKYVKEQEVYLGEIPLMTEHGTFIVNGTERVIVSQLHRSPGVFFDHDRGKTHSSGKLLYSARIIPYRGSWLDFEFDPKDALYTRIDRRRKLPVTILLRALGYNNEEMLRAFFEINTFHIDPSEGVQLELVPERLRGETLNFDLADGEKVIVEAGKRITARHVRQLEQSQIAALAVPDEYLLGRILAHDVVDANTGELLASANDEISDEQLAAFRKAGVAAVGTLWVNDLDRGPYLSNTLRIDPSRTQLEALVEIYRMMRPGEPPTKEAAQNLFHNLFFTFERYDLSAVGRMKFNRRVGRKDVLGPAVLFDRKYFGERNDEDSKALVAAQGDTSDILDVLRVLTEIRNGRGTVDDIDHLGNRRVRSVGEMAENVFRVGLVRVERAVKERLSMAESEGLTPQELINAKPVAAAIKEFFGSSQLSQFMDQNNPLSEVTHKRRVSALGPGGLTRERAGFEVRDVHPTHYGRVCTIETPEGPNIGLINSLAVFARTNQYGFLETPYRKVVDGRITDEVDYLSAIEENEYVIAQVNATHDGKGKLTELFVPCRHQGESLLKPPAEIHYMDVSPMQTVSVAAALVPFLEHDDANRALMGANMQRQAVPTLRSQTPLVGTGIERAVARDSGVTVNARRGGVIEQVDAGRIVVKVNESEISGEHDAGVDIYTLTKYTRSNQNTCINQTPLVHVGDVVARGDVLADGPSTDIGELALGQNMLIAFMPWNGYNFEDSILLSERVVQEDRYTTIHIEELTCAARDTKLGPEEITADIPNVSEQALNRLDESGVVYIGAEVRAGDILVGKVTPKGESQLTPEEKLLRAIFGEKASDVKDSSLRVPPGMDGTVIDVQVFTRDGIEKDKRAKQIEESEIKRVKKDFDDQFRILEAAIYARLRSQIVGKVANGGPGLKKGDTLNDAYLDGLKKADWFLLRMKDEDASEAIERAQKQIAAHEKEFERRFDDKRGKITQGDDLAPGVLKMVKVFLAVKRRIQPGDKMAGRHGNKGVVSNVVPVEDMPYMASGESVDIVLNPLGVPSRMNIGQILEVHLGWAAKGLGRKIQRMLDAQNAVSELRKFLEDIYNHDRTTVGERVDLSQFSDEELLGMAKNLTSGVPMATPVFDGASEAEIKRMLELAELPSSGQTVLHDGRTGEAFERPVTVGYMHYLKLNHLVDDKMHARSTGPYSLVTQQPLGGKAQFGGQRFGEMEVWALEAYGAAYTLQEMLTVKSDDVQGRNQMYKNIVDGNHEMVAGMPESFNVLVKEIRSLAINMELEDE, from the coding sequence ATGACGACGTATTCGTTCACCGAGAAGAAGCGCATCCGCAAGGATTTCGGCAAGCAGCGCTCGATCCTCGAAGTGCCGTTCCTGCTGGCCATCCAGGTCGATTCCTACCGCGAGTTCCTGCAGGCCGACACCGATGCGGCCAAGCGCCGCGACACCGGCCTGCACGCCGCCCTGAAGTCGGTGTTCCCGATCTCCAGCTACAGCGGCAACGCCGCCCTCGAATACGTCGGCTACAAGCTTGGCGAGCCGGTGTTCGACGAGCGCGAGTGCCGCAACCGCGGCCTGTCCTACGGCGCGCCGCTGCGCGTGACCGTGCGCCTGGTGATCTACGACCGCGAGTCCTCGACCAAGGCGATCAAGTACGTCAAGGAGCAGGAGGTCTACCTCGGCGAGATCCCGCTGATGACCGAGCACGGCACGTTCATCGTGAACGGCACCGAGCGCGTCATCGTCTCGCAGCTGCACCGCAGCCCGGGCGTGTTCTTCGACCACGACCGCGGCAAGACCCACAGCTCGGGCAAGCTGCTGTACAGCGCCCGCATCATTCCCTACCGCGGCTCCTGGCTGGACTTCGAGTTCGACCCGAAGGACGCGCTGTACACCCGCATCGACCGCCGCCGCAAGCTGCCGGTGACGATCCTGCTGCGCGCGCTGGGCTACAACAACGAAGAGATGCTGCGTGCGTTCTTCGAGATCAACACCTTCCACATCGACCCGTCCGAGGGCGTGCAGCTGGAGCTGGTGCCCGAGCGCCTGCGCGGCGAGACCCTGAACTTCGACCTGGCCGATGGCGAGAAGGTCATCGTGGAAGCCGGCAAGCGCATCACCGCGCGCCACGTGCGCCAGCTGGAGCAGTCGCAGATCGCCGCGCTGGCGGTGCCGGACGAGTATCTGCTCGGCCGCATCCTGGCCCACGACGTGGTCGACGCCAACACCGGCGAGCTGCTGGCCAGCGCCAACGACGAGATCAGCGACGAGCAGCTGGCCGCGTTCCGCAAGGCCGGCGTCGCCGCCGTGGGCACGCTGTGGGTCAACGACCTGGACCGTGGCCCGTACCTGTCCAACACCCTGCGCATCGACCCGAGCCGCACCCAGCTGGAAGCGCTGGTCGAGATCTACCGGATGATGCGTCCGGGCGAGCCGCCGACCAAGGAGGCCGCGCAGAACCTGTTCCACAACCTGTTCTTCACCTTCGAGCGCTACGACCTGTCGGCCGTGGGCCGGATGAAGTTCAACCGCCGCGTCGGCCGCAAGGACGTGCTCGGCCCGGCCGTGCTGTTCGACAGGAAGTACTTCGGCGAGCGCAACGACGAGGATTCCAAGGCGCTGGTGGCCGCCCAGGGCGACACCTCCGATATCCTCGATGTGCTGCGCGTGCTGACCGAGATCCGCAACGGCCGCGGCACCGTGGACGACATCGACCACCTGGGCAACCGCCGCGTGCGTTCGGTCGGCGAGATGGCCGAGAACGTGTTCCGCGTGGGCCTGGTCCGCGTCGAGCGCGCGGTCAAGGAACGGCTGTCGATGGCGGAGTCGGAAGGCCTGACCCCGCAGGAGCTGATCAACGCGAAACCCGTCGCCGCCGCGATCAAGGAGTTCTTCGGCTCCTCGCAGCTGTCGCAGTTCATGGACCAGAACAACCCGCTGTCGGAAGTCACCCACAAGCGCCGCGTCTCGGCGCTGGGCCCGGGCGGCCTGACCCGCGAGCGCGCCGGCTTCGAAGTGCGCGACGTGCACCCGACCCACTACGGCCGCGTCTGCACCATCGAGACCCCGGAAGGCCCGAACATCGGCCTGATCAACTCGCTGGCGGTGTTCGCCCGCACCAACCAGTACGGCTTCCTGGAGACGCCGTACCGCAAGGTCGTGGACGGCCGCATCACCGACGAGGTCGACTACCTGTCGGCGATCGAGGAGAACGAGTACGTCATCGCCCAGGTCAACGCCACCCATGACGGCAAGGGCAAGCTGACCGAGCTGTTCGTGCCCTGCCGCCATCAGGGCGAGTCGCTGCTCAAGCCGCCGGCCGAGATCCACTACATGGACGTCTCGCCGATGCAGACCGTGTCGGTCGCCGCCGCGCTGGTCCCGTTCCTGGAGCACGACGACGCCAACCGCGCGCTGATGGGCGCGAACATGCAGCGCCAGGCGGTGCCGACGCTGCGTTCGCAGACCCCGCTGGTGGGCACCGGCATCGAGCGCGCCGTGGCGCGCGATTCGGGTGTGACCGTGAACGCCCGCCGCGGCGGTGTGATCGAGCAGGTCGACGCCGGCCGCATCGTGGTCAAGGTCAACGAGTCGGAGATCTCCGGCGAGCACGATGCCGGCGTGGACATCTACACCCTGACCAAGTACACCCGCTCCAACCAGAACACCTGCATCAACCAGACCCCGCTGGTGCACGTGGGCGACGTGGTGGCGCGCGGCGACGTGCTGGCCGATGGCCCGTCCACCGACATCGGCGAACTGGCCCTGGGCCAGAACATGCTGATCGCGTTCATGCCCTGGAACGGCTACAACTTCGAGGACTCGATCCTGCTGTCGGAGCGTGTGGTCCAGGAAGACCGCTACACCACGATCCACATCGAGGAGCTGACCTGCGCGGCCCGCGACACCAAGCTGGGTCCGGAGGAGATCACCGCCGACATCCCGAACGTCTCCGAGCAGGCGCTCAACCGCCTGGACGAGTCGGGCGTGGTGTACATCGGCGCCGAGGTCCGCGCCGGCGACATCCTGGTCGGCAAGGTCACGCCGAAGGGCGAGAGCCAGCTGACCCCGGAAGAGAAGCTGCTGCGCGCGATCTTCGGCGAGAAGGCTTCGGACGTTAAGGACAGCTCGCTGCGCGTGCCGCCGGGCATGGACGGCACCGTCATCGACGTGCAGGTCTTCACCCGCGACGGCATCGAGAAGGACAAGCGCGCCAAGCAGATCGAGGAAAGCGAGATCAAGCGCGTCAAGAAGGACTTCGACGACCAGTTCCGCATCCTGGAAGCGGCGATCTACGCGCGCCTGCGCTCGCAGATCGTGGGCAAGGTCGCCAACGGCGGCCCGGGCCTGAAGAAGGGCGACACCCTCAACGACGCCTACCTGGACGGCCTGAAGAAGGCCGACTGGTTCCTGCTGCGGATGAAGGACGAGGACGCCTCCGAGGCGATCGAGCGCGCGCAGAAGCAGATCGCCGCGCACGAGAAGGAGTTCGAGCGCCGCTTCGACGACAAGCGCGGCAAGATCACCCAGGGCGACGACCTCGCCCCGGGCGTGCTGAAGATGGTCAAGGTGTTCCTGGCGGTGAAGCGCCGGATCCAGCCGGGTGACAAGATGGCCGGCCGCCACGGCAACAAGGGCGTGGTGTCGAACGTGGTTCCGGTCGAGGACATGCCGTACATGGCCTCGGGCGAGTCGGTGGACATCGTGCTCAACCCGCTGGGCGTGCCTTCGCGCATGAACATCGGCCAGATCCTGGAAGTGCACCTGGGCTGGGCGGCCAAGGGCCTGGGTCGCAAGATCCAGCGCATGCTCGATGCCCAGAACGCCGTCTCCGAGCTGCGCAAGTTCCTGGAGGACATCTACAACCACGACCGCACCACGGTCGGCGAGCGTGTGGACCTGTCCCAGTTCAGCGACGAGGAACTGCTGGGCATGGCCAAGAACCTGACCAGCGGCGTGCCGATGGCCACTCCGGTGTTCGACGGCGCCAGCGAGGCCGAGATCAAGCGCATGCTCGAGCTGGCCGAACTGCCGAGCAGCGGCCAGACCGTGCTGCACGACGGCCGCACCGGCGAAGCGTTCGAGCGCCCGGTCACGGTCGGCTACATGCACTACCTGAAGCTGAACCACCTGGTCGACGACAAGATGCACGCGCGTTCGACCGGCCCGTACTCGCTCGTCACCCAGCAGCCGCTGGGCGGCAAGGCGCAGTTCGGCGGCCAGCGCTTCGGCGAGATGGAAGTCTGGGCGCTGGAAGCCTACGGCGCGGCCTACACCCTGCAGGAAATGCTGACGGTGAAGTCCGACGACGTGCAGGGCCGCAACCAGATGTACAAGAACATCGTCGACGGCAACCACGAGATGGTCGCCGGCATGCCGGAATCCTTCAACGTCCTGGTGAAGGAAATCCGCTCGCTGGCCATCAACATGGAGTTGGAGGACGAGTAA
- the rplL gene encoding 50S ribosomal protein L7/L12, translated as MSLSNEQIVEAIAGKTLMEVMELVKAIEEKFGVSAAAPVAVAAGPAAAAAPVEEQTEFTVVLKATGEKKVEVIKAVRAITGLGLKEAKDLVEGAPKDVKDGVSKEDAEKFKKDLEAAGATVELK; from the coding sequence ATGTCCCTTTCCAACGAGCAGATCGTCGAAGCCATCGCCGGCAAGACCCTGATGGAAGTGATGGAGCTGGTCAAGGCCATCGAAGAGAAGTTCGGCGTCTCCGCCGCCGCCCCGGTCGCCGTGGCCGCCGGCCCGGCCGCTGCCGCCGCCCCGGTCGAAGAGCAGACCGAGTTCACCGTGGTGCTGAAGGCCACCGGCGAGAAGAAGGTCGAGGTCATCAAGGCCGTCCGTGCCATCACCGGCCTGGGCCTGAAGGAAGCCAAGGACCTGGTCGAAGGCGCGCCGAAGGACGTCAAGGACGGCGTGTCGAAGGAAGATGCCGAGAAGTTCAAGAAGGACCTCGAGGCCGCCGGCGCCACCGTCGAGCTGAAGTAA
- the rplJ gene encoding 50S ribosomal protein L10 translates to MALNLSQKKEVVAELADVAAKAHSLIAAEYAGTSVSQMTAMRKKARENGVYLKVVKNTLAARAVEGTEFECTKDALVGPLLYAFSTEEPGAAGRLIKEFAKANDKLQPKVVAVGGQLYPASHVEVLASLPTLEQALAMLARVLAEPATMFARAVKAVGEQQGGGESAPAEETAAETA, encoded by the coding sequence ATGGCTCTCAATCTGTCCCAGAAGAAGGAAGTCGTCGCCGAACTGGCCGACGTCGCCGCCAAGGCGCACTCCCTGATCGCCGCCGAATACGCAGGCACCTCGGTCTCCCAGATGACCGCGATGCGCAAGAAGGCCCGCGAGAACGGCGTGTACTTGAAAGTCGTCAAGAACACGCTGGCCGCGCGCGCCGTCGAAGGCACGGAATTCGAGTGCACCAAGGATGCGCTCGTGGGTCCGCTGCTGTATGCGTTCTCGACCGAGGAGCCCGGCGCCGCCGGTCGCCTGATCAAGGAGTTCGCCAAGGCCAACGACAAGCTGCAGCCGAAGGTGGTCGCCGTGGGCGGCCAGCTGTACCCGGCCAGCCACGTCGAGGTCCTGGCCTCGCTGCCGACGCTCGAGCAGGCCCTGGCCATGCTGGCCCGCGTCCTGGCCGAGCCGGCCACCATGTTCGCCCGCGCGGTCAAGGCCGTCGGCGAGCAGCAGGGTGGCGGCGAGTCCGCGCCGGCCGAAGAGACCGCGGCCGAGACGGCCTGA
- the rplA gene encoding 50S ribosomal protein L1, protein MALNKRQKAIKAAVEPGKAYSIDEALKIIKGFTKAKFVEAVDVSVRLGVDAKKSDQQVRGSTVLPAGTGKSVRVAVFAPAGAKADEATAAGAEAVGMDDLAEKMLAGDLNYDVVIATPDAMRVVGKLGQVLGPRGLMPNPKVGTVSPNPAEAVKNAKSGQVRYRTDKAGIIHATIGKAEFSDEALKSNLQALLLDLIKAKPATSKGTYLQKISLSSTMGPGVTVDQASLTLK, encoded by the coding sequence ATGGCACTGAACAAGCGACAGAAGGCGATCAAGGCGGCAGTGGAGCCGGGCAAGGCTTACTCCATCGATGAGGCGCTGAAGATCATCAAGGGTTTCACCAAGGCCAAGTTCGTCGAGGCCGTCGACGTGTCCGTGCGTCTGGGCGTGGACGCCAAGAAGTCCGACCAGCAGGTGCGCGGCTCGACCGTGCTGCCGGCCGGTACCGGCAAGAGCGTGCGCGTGGCCGTGTTCGCCCCGGCCGGCGCCAAGGCCGACGAGGCCACCGCCGCCGGTGCCGAAGCCGTGGGCATGGATGACCTGGCCGAGAAGATGCTGGCCGGCGACCTGAACTACGACGTGGTCATCGCCACCCCGGACGCCATGCGCGTGGTCGGCAAGCTCGGCCAGGTGCTGGGCCCGCGCGGCCTGATGCCGAACCCGAAGGTCGGCACCGTGTCGCCGAACCCGGCCGAGGCGGTGAAGAACGCCAAGTCGGGCCAGGTCCGTTACCGCACCGACAAGGCCGGCATCATCCACGCCACCATCGGCAAGGCCGAGTTCAGCGATGAAGCGCTGAAGTCGAACCTGCAGGCGCTGCTGCTGGACCTGATCAAGGCGAAGCCGGCGACCTCCAAGGGCACCTACCTGCAGAAGATCTCGCTCAGCTCGACCATGGGCCCGGGCGTGACCGTCGACCAGGCTTCGCTGACGTTGAAGTGA
- the rplK gene encoding 50S ribosomal protein L11, with product MAKKVVGYIKLQVKAGQANPSPPVGPALGQRGLNIMEFCKAFNAATSKLEPGLPTPVIITAYSDRTFTFITKSTPASVLLKKAVGITSGSKRPNTDKVGKVTRKQLEEIAKAKEGDLTAADLDAAVRTIAGSARSMGLVVEG from the coding sequence ATGGCAAAGAAAGTCGTCGGTTACATCAAGCTGCAGGTGAAGGCCGGCCAGGCCAACCCCTCGCCGCCGGTCGGTCCCGCGCTGGGCCAGCGCGGCCTGAACATCATGGAGTTCTGCAAGGCGTTCAACGCGGCGACCTCCAAGCTCGAGCCGGGTCTGCCGACCCCGGTCATCATCACGGCCTACTCGGACCGTACCTTCACCTTCATCACCAAGAGCACCCCGGCTTCCGTGCTGCTCAAGAAGGCCGTCGGTATCACCTCCGGCTCCAAGCGCCCGAACACCGACAAGGTGGGCAAGGTCACCCGCAAGCAGCTCGAGGAAATCGCCAAGGCGAAGGAAGGCGATCTGACGGCGGCCGACCTGGACGCGGCTGTGCGCACCATCGCGGGCTCGGCCCGTTCGATGGGCCTTGTGGTGGAGGGCTGA
- the nusG gene encoding transcription termination/antitermination protein NusG, whose amino-acid sequence MKRWYVVHAYSGFEKSVAQALRDRIVRDGMEERFGDVLVPTEEVVEMRAGQKRRSERKFFPGYVLVQIETHEEAGIPRIDSESWHLVKETSKVMGFIGGTADRPLPIRDDEADAILQRVQEGVEKPRPKVLFEPGQMVRVTDGPFNDFNGVVEEVNYEKSRLRVAVLIFGRSTPVELEFGQVEKA is encoded by the coding sequence GTGAAGCGTTGGTACGTGGTTCACGCCTATTCCGGTTTCGAGAAGAGCGTCGCCCAGGCGCTGCGCGACCGCATCGTCCGCGACGGCATGGAGGAGCGCTTCGGCGACGTCCTGGTCCCGACCGAGGAGGTCGTGGAGATGCGCGCCGGCCAGAAGCGCCGCTCCGAGCGCAAGTTCTTCCCGGGCTACGTGCTGGTCCAGATCGAGACCCACGAGGAGGCCGGCATCCCGCGCATCGACAGCGAGAGCTGGCACCTGGTCAAGGAGACCTCCAAGGTCATGGGCTTCATCGGCGGCACCGCCGACCGCCCGCTGCCGATCCGCGACGATGAGGCCGACGCGATCCTGCAGCGCGTGCAGGAGGGCGTGGAGAAGCCGCGTCCGAAGGTCCTGTTCGAGCCGGGCCAGATGGTCCGGGTCACCGATGGCCCGTTCAACGACTTCAACGGCGTGGTCGAAGAGGTCAACTACGAGAAGAGCCGCCTGCGCGTGGCGGTGCTGATCTTCGGCCGCTCCACCCCGGTGGAGCTGGAATTCGGCCAGGTCGAGAAGGCCTGA
- the secE gene encoding preprotein translocase subunit SecE gives MNSKIDPAQSASGGDIAKYAISTLLVLAGLFVWFWFSAPDRAAQLGDWAPQLRGLAVAAGLVAGTLVFLTSSKGRDTREFLSESRFELRKVVWPTRQETTRMTWVVIIVVIILSLILAGFDFVVKWAIELFLNFGR, from the coding sequence TTGAACAGCAAGATCGACCCGGCACAGTCCGCCTCCGGCGGCGACATCGCCAAGTACGCCATTTCCACACTGCTGGTGCTGGCTGGCCTGTTCGTATGGTTCTGGTTCTCCGCGCCGGATCGCGCGGCCCAGCTGGGCGACTGGGCACCGCAGTTGCGCGGCCTGGCGGTCGCGGCGGGCCTGGTGGCCGGCACCCTGGTGTTCCTGACCAGCAGCAAGGGGCGCGATACTCGCGAATTCCTGTCCGAGTCGCGCTTCGAGCTGCGCAAGGTGGTCTGGCCGACCCGGCAGGAGACCACCCGCATGACCTGGGTCGTGATCATCGTGGTGATCATCCTGAGCCTGATCCTTGCCGGTTTCGACTTCGTCGTGAAGTGGGCGATCGAGCTGTTCCTGAACTTCGGCCGCTGA
- the tuf gene encoding elongation factor Tu: protein MAKGKFERTKPHVNVGTIGHVDHGKTTLTAALTKIGAERFGGEFKAYDAIDAAPEEKARGITISTAHVEYESATRHYAHVDCPGHADYVKNMITGAAQMDGAILVCSAADGPMPQTREHILLSRQVGVPYIVVFLNKADMVDDAELLELVEMEVRELLSKYEFPGDDTPIIAGSARLALEGDQSDIGVPSILKLVEALDSWIPLPERDVDKPFLMPVEDVFSISGRGTVVTGRIERGIIKVGDEIEIVGIRPTQKTTVTGVEMFRKLLDQGQAGDNAGLLLRGTKRDDVERGQVLAKPGSITPHTEFEAEVYVLSKEEGGRHTPFFKGYRPQFYFRTTDITGAVQLPEGVEMVMPGDNVKMVVTLINPVAMDEGLRFAIREGGRTVGAGVVAKIIK from the coding sequence ATGGCCAAGGGTAAGTTCGAGCGCACCAAGCCCCACGTGAACGTGGGCACGATCGGTCACGTGGACCACGGCAAGACGACGCTGACGGCGGCGCTGACGAAGATCGGCGCGGAGCGTTTTGGCGGCGAGTTCAAGGCGTACGACGCGATCGACGCGGCGCCGGAAGAGAAGGCGCGCGGCATTACGATTTCGACGGCGCACGTGGAATACGAATCGGCCACGCGCCACTACGCGCACGTGGACTGCCCGGGCCACGCCGACTACGTGAAGAACATGATCACCGGTGCGGCGCAGATGGACGGCGCGATCCTGGTGTGCTCGGCCGCTGACGGCCCGATGCCGCAGACGCGCGAGCACATCCTGCTGTCGCGCCAGGTGGGCGTGCCGTACATCGTGGTGTTCCTGAACAAGGCCGACATGGTGGACGACGCCGAGCTGCTGGAGCTGGTGGAGATGGAAGTCCGCGAGCTGCTGAGCAAGTACGAGTTCCCGGGCGACGACACCCCGATCATTGCCGGTTCGGCGCGCCTGGCGCTGGAAGGCGACCAGTCGGACATTGGTGTGCCGTCGATCCTGAAGCTGGTGGAAGCGCTGGACAGCTGGATCCCGCTGCCGGAGCGCGACGTGGACAAGCCGTTCCTGATGCCGGTGGAAGACGTGTTCTCGATCTCGGGCCGCGGCACCGTGGTGACCGGCCGTATCGAGCGCGGCATCATCAAGGTGGGCGACGAAATCGAGATCGTGGGCATCCGTCCGACGCAGAAGACCACGGTCACCGGCGTGGAGATGTTCCGCAAGCTGCTGGACCAGGGCCAGGCGGGCGACAATGCGGGCCTGCTGCTGCGCGGCACCAAGCGTGACGACGTGGAGCGCGGCCAGGTGCTGGCCAAGCCCGGTTCGATCACCCCGCACACCGAGTTCGAGGCCGAGGTGTACGTGCTGTCGAAGGAAGAGGGCGGCCGTCACACCCCGTTCTTCAAGGGTTACCGTCCGCAGTTCTACTTCCGCACCACCGACATCACCGGCGCGGTTCAGCTGCCGGAGGGTGTGGAGATGGTGATGCCGGGCGACAACGTGAAGATGGTGGTCACGCTGATCAACCCGGTGGCGATGGACGAGGGCCTGCGCTTCGCGATCCGCGAGGGCGGCCGCACCGTCGGCGCCGGCGTGGTGGCCAAGATCATCAAGTAA
- the ychF gene encoding redox-regulated ATPase YchF, translating into MGIKCGIVGLPNVGKSTLFNALTKAGIAAANFPFCTIEPNVGVVPVPDPRLGQLAEIVKPEKVVPTAVEFVDIAGLVAGAASGEGLGNKFLAHIREVDAIAHVVRCFDHPDIVHVAGKVDPLSDIETIDTELALADLDSVEKALNRAERSAKAGEKDAIARKPVLQKLHAGLGEGRPGRALGLDEEERALVRDLFLLTLKPVMYVANVLEDGFHDNPLLEAVRARAVAEGAEVVPVSAAIEEELAQLEDEDRDTFLADLGLEEPGLNRVIRAAYRLLGLQTYFTAGVKEVRAWTVKAGATAPQAAAVIHTDFEKGFIRAETIAFDDFLRYRGEAGAREVGRMRLEGKEYRVQEGDVLHFRFNV; encoded by the coding sequence ATGGGCATCAAATGCGGCATCGTCGGCCTGCCGAACGTCGGCAAGTCGACCCTGTTCAACGCACTGACCAAGGCCGGCATCGCCGCGGCCAACTTCCCGTTCTGCACGATCGAGCCGAACGTGGGCGTGGTGCCGGTGCCCGACCCGCGGCTGGGCCAGCTGGCCGAGATCGTCAAGCCGGAGAAGGTGGTGCCGACCGCGGTCGAGTTCGTCGACATCGCCGGCCTGGTCGCCGGCGCGGCCAGCGGCGAAGGCCTGGGCAACAAGTTCCTGGCCCACATCCGCGAGGTCGACGCCATCGCCCACGTGGTCCGCTGCTTCGACCACCCGGACATCGTCCACGTCGCCGGCAAGGTCGACCCGCTGTCGGACATCGAGACGATCGACACCGAGCTCGCCCTGGCCGACCTGGACAGTGTCGAAAAGGCGCTCAACCGCGCCGAACGTTCGGCCAAGGCCGGTGAAAAGGATGCCATCGCGCGCAAGCCGGTGTTGCAGAAGCTGCATGCCGGCCTGGGTGAAGGCCGCCCGGGCCGCGCACTGGGCCTGGACGAGGAGGAGCGGGCGCTGGTCCGCGACCTGTTCCTGCTGACCCTCAAGCCGGTCATGTACGTGGCCAACGTGCTCGAGGACGGTTTCCACGACAACCCGCTGCTGGAGGCGGTGCGTGCCCGCGCGGTGGCCGAGGGCGCCGAGGTGGTGCCGGTGTCGGCGGCGATCGAGGAGGAGCTGGCCCAGCTCGAGGACGAGGACCGCGACACCTTCCTGGCCGACCTGGGCCTGGAGGAGCCGGGCCTGAACCGGGTGATCCGGGCCGCCTACCGGCTGCTGGGCCTGCAGACCTATTTCACCGCCGGGGTGAAGGAGGTTCGCGCCTGGACGGTCAAGGCCGGAGCCACCGCGCCGCAGGCCGCGGCGGTCATCCACACCGACTTCGAAAAGGGCTTCATCCGCGCCGAGACCATCGCCTTCGACGACTTCCTCCGCTACCGCGGCGAGGCCGGGGCGCGCGAGGTCGGGCGGATGCGCCTGGAGGGCAAGGAGTACCGGGTGCAGGAGGGCGACGTCCTGCATTTCCGCTTCAACGTCTGA
- the pth gene encoding aminoacyl-tRNA hydrolase translates to MAELRLIVGLGNPGPEHANTRHNAGFRFVDALAAQAGVRFGLESKLFGETAKVDIAGRSVWLLRPATYMNLSGKSVTAALRYWKIAPEEALLAHDELDLPPGAARLKFDGGHGGQNGLRDTMQLLGHGRFHRLRIGIGHPGHKDRVTGWVLGRPGKDDAVLIDRSIDDALAVLPLAVAGDFSEAMKRLHTPRA, encoded by the coding sequence ATGGCGGAACTTCGACTCATCGTCGGGCTGGGCAATCCCGGCCCGGAACACGCGAACACCCGGCACAACGCCGGGTTTCGTTTTGTCGACGCGCTGGCCGCGCAGGCCGGCGTGCGCTTCGGCCTGGAGTCCAAGCTGTTCGGCGAGACCGCGAAGGTCGACATCGCCGGTCGCAGCGTCTGGCTGCTCAGGCCGGCGACCTACATGAACCTGTCCGGCAAGTCGGTCACCGCGGCGCTGCGCTACTGGAAGATCGCGCCGGAAGAGGCGCTGCTGGCGCACGACGAACTCGACCTGCCGCCGGGCGCGGCGCGGCTGAAGTTCGATGGCGGCCACGGCGGCCAGAACGGGCTGCGCGACACGATGCAGCTCCTGGGCCACGGCCGGTTCCACCGCCTGCGGATCGGCATCGGCCATCCCGGGCACAAGGACCGGGTGACCGGCTGGGTGCTGGGCAGGCCCGGCAAGGACGACGCGGTGCTGATCGACCGCTCGATCGACGACGCGCTGGCGGTGCTGCCGCTGGCGGTGGCCGGCGATTTCAGCGAGGCAATGAAGCGGCTGCATACCCCCAGGGCCTAG